The DNA region CACACAACCTTGAGTACACGATCAACTACACGTTTGCGAAGTCGATGACGAACTCGTCGGGCAACTATGGCCAGCCGGGCATCAATGGATCGAACGGTGCGTATCAGGATGGCTACAATGGCCATGCTGACTATGGCCCATCGGGACAGGATATTCGCCACAATCTTAATGCCGTTGGCGTTTATACTTTGCCCTTTGGTCGCGGACAGACGTACGGCGGCCACATGAACCGCTTCCTCGATCTTGTTGCCGGCGGCTGGAAGGCGTCAGGTTCGCTGATCGATTACTCGGGGCTTCCCATTACGATCAATGGGCCGGGCAGCAGCAATACGAACAGCTTTGGCCAGTCTCGCGCGAACCATTATCGCAAGCTGGTCATCAAGAACAGAAATATCGATCACTGGTTTGGGACTGATCCTTCCGCGGTTGGATGCTCTGCCGGTGGCGATAACGGCGTCTGCGCGTATGGCGCATCCGCTCCGCTAACGTTCGGCACCGCAGCCATCGATACGGAGCGCGCTCCGGGATATCTGCAGATCGATGGCTCGGCTTTCAAGGACTTTCATATTACTGAGGGGCAGGCAGTAGGATTTCGCGTCGACTTCTTCAACCTCTTCAACATTGCCAGCTATGGCAATCCTGACAATAGCGTAACGGATTCCAACTTCGGTCAAATCAGCAGCGTTCGTTCTGGGCCGCGGCAGATCCAGTTGAGCGCGCATTACACGTTCTAGTGCCTGAATGAACGGCTATCCGTTAGTCTTGTCTCATTCCACAGAGAGAAGCGGTGTGCTGTGTAGTGACTGCTGGCGGCGGCTCAGAGCTTTGAGTCGCTGCCAGCTTCTTCACTGATTTCCATAAGGAAGCGTTATGTTCATGTACGAATTGGTGTATTTCTGATGCGCGAGATTGTCTTTGAATTGTGCGCCGAGAGTATCGATGCGTGCCTCGTCGCGCGTGATGGCGGAGCAGACCGCATCGAGCTTTGCAGCGCACTCAGTGAAGGCGGGTTGACGCCAAGCCATGGCCTGATTCGTGAAGCCGTGACGCGCAGTGGGTTGCCGGTGCATGTGTTGCTGCGCCCTCGCGGCGGCGACTTTGTGTATACGGACGCGGAGTTCGAAGTCATATGCGAGGACCTGAAACATCTGCGCCTGCTTGGGGCAAGCGGGGTAGTGCTGGGGGTGTTGTGTGCTGATGGTTCTGTCGATGTCGAGCGCACTCGCGAGCTGGTGAAACTGGCTGGGCCGCTTGAGGTGACGTTTAATCGCGCCTTCGACCATACAGCTTCGCTTGAGGCGGCGTTAGAGGATGTAATTGCAGCTGGTTGTCGACGTATTTTGACATCGGGCGGCGAGCGCGACGTTGTGAGCGGAGGAAAATCGCTTGCCCGGCTGATTGGACAGGCTGCAGGCAGAATTGATATCGCGGTGGGCGGCGGGTTGCGCGTGAAGAATGCCGCCGCCGTAGCGCGTACGACTGGAGCGCAACACTTTCATGGCTCCATACGCCGCATCGTTGCGGGGCCGCGACACTATGACGGTCACGACGTGCAGATTGAAGGCGGGGCTTCTGCTCAGTCCCGGTTTATCGTCGATAGCAACGATGTGCGCGCAATGATCAAGAATCTGACTGACGCATAAAGTCGCGGTTTCTGCCGCCTGAAGAAGTGGCAAGCACGTTATCCGATCAGTCGAAGTTATTTGCGATCTGGAAGAACGCTCCAGATTGCGGGGTCTTCTTCGCCGAGTACCCAGGCGCAGATTCCCTGAAGGTGTTGCTCTTGGGCTAGGTTGTAGCGGTCGGCGAAGCCGCGCTTCTCGGTGTAGAAGATCCACTCCCGCATCTGGTCGCGATAGAAGTAGAACCAGGCGGTGTGGTCCTGCGGGTCCCATTGCTCTTGTCCGCCGTAGGTGTCACGAAAGAACTGGGCATTGGGGGCGCTGATGTACTCGGCGGTGATGTTGGGCTTCTGCACTTTTTCGTTGACGCCGGGATCGCCGGTGAACCAGTGATATCCATAGAGTGCGATGCCGAGGGAGAGCTTGTCTTTCGGCACTGACTTCAGTGCATCGTCGAGATTTTCATTGGTCCACATCCAGCCGCCGACGGGGCCTGGCGTCGTCCAGCGGGTGTGCTGGTCGTAGGTCATGAGGCAGAGCAGATCGACGGACTCGCCGAGGGCTTTGAGGTCGAAGGCCCCACGCCAGTCGGAGAAGATCCATTTGCTGAATGGCGTGTGTCCGGGATAGCCGGGGGCGTTGGGGACGACTGCGATCTGAAGCTGAAGATGTTGTTGGTGAAAGGCGTTGGCGATTCGTTTGACCGTGGTGGAGAGCATGTCGCGATCATTCCAACTGATGTTCTCAAAGTCGAGCTGGAAGCCGTTGTAGCCGTTTTGCTTGCAGGCAGCGATGAGAGAGTCGATCATCGCTGTCTGAGCCTTATCGCTCGACATCAGGGTGTGAATCTTTACTTTGTCGAAGAGCGCGACGATAGGGAAGAGGGCGATGTGGCGATGCTTGACGACGAGCATGACGTTGGGGTCAGGCTCGCCGTAGACGAGGCCGGTCTCATCTACGCTATACCAGGTGGGGACGATGATGTCGATCTTTGATGAATGCTCCATGAAGTCGCGGACCGACTGCGGCTGATCTGTCATGTAGAAGAGAGTCTTTGTCTGGGCAAAGACAGTGCTCGCTGCAAACAGGAGACAGACGATCAGGGACTTCATGGAGCCTCATCCTTTCTTTTTCGTCTACGCGCTTTCGAGCTGGAACGAGGGTGGAATGTCCTCGGCCTTGGTGCCGAATTCGAGGTTGGGCTGGCTGCCCAGCGTGAACTCGATTTTGGCCCCGTCGACGATCTCGCGGTGGTTGAACCAGGAGCGAGTGTAAGGTTTGCCATTGAAGGTGACGGACTGGATGTACTGGTCCGAGGGTGCGCTACGATGGGCAACGATCTCAAGCTGCTTGCCCTTGCCGAGCTGCAGCGTGACGTGGTCGAACAGCGGCGTGCCGAAGATGTAATTTCCGCTAACCGGATCGACGGGGTAGAAGCCCATGGAACTCATGATGTACCAGGATGACATCTGGCCTACGTCTTCATTACCTTGCAGACCGTCGGGAAGGGCGGCGTACATCGTCTCCATCAACATACGGATACGCTGTTGGGTCTTGTGCGGCTGGCCGGCGTAGACGTAGAGATAGGCGATATGGTGCGACGGCTCGTTGCCCTGAGCGTATTGACCGACGAGGCCGGCGATATCGGGTGGAGCATCGGGAGGCAGCGTGGAGGGTTGATCGAACAACTCATCGAGCTTGGCGAGAAATGCCTTCTGGCCGCCGAGGGTTTCGATGAGGCCCGCGGCGTCATGCTGAATGCCGAAGGTAGTCTGCCAGGAGTTCGACTCGGTGAAGTCCCGCCATTTTTTTGACGTGCCCATCGCGAGTGGATCGAAGCCAGGAGCCCATTCACCATTCGCGAGTTTAGGACGGGCGAAGTTGATCTTGCGATCGTAATAGTTGCGGTAGTTCAGCGAGCGGTCTGCAAGCATCTTTGCATCGTCTGCGTGGCCGAGCTTCTTTGCGACGTGCGCGATGGACCAGTCGTCGTAGCAATATTCGAAGCCCTTGCTGACGGACTCTTCTTCGAGGTCGCAGGGGATGTAATGCTTCGAGCGGTAATAGCCCAGGCCACGATAGTCGTCGACCATGGCGCGCTGCATCATGCATTTGTAGGCGCGCTCGTAGTCGATGCCGGTGAAGCCCTTGTTGCAGGCTTCCGCCATGACGGCGGCGGAATGGTAGCCGGTCATGGTGCCGGTCTCCGTGCCTTGAAGCGGCCAGACGGGCATTCCGGCAGGGCTTTGCTCGGCCATCAGGATGAGAGCGTTGACGAAGTCGGGCACATGCTCGGCATTGATGAGCGTGTAGAGCGGATGGGTGGCGCGGTAGGTGTCCCAGAGGGAGAACGTTGTGTAGTTGCGCTGTCCGGGGTTGAGCTTGTGGATCTGCTTATCCATGCCGCGATAGCTGCCGTCGGCGTCGTCGAAGAGCGAAGGGCCGATGGAGGCATGGTAAAGCGCGGCGTAGAAGATGCGGCGATGCTTCTCGTTATTTGTGGTGACGTTGATGCGAGAGAGTTGCTTGTTCCACTTTTCGCGGGCGCTGCGGCGGACGTGCTCGAAGTCCCAACCGGGCAGCTCTGCCTTCAGATTATTGGCTGCGGACTCCGCGCTGACGCCGGATATGCCCGTTTTTACGAAGATGACAGGATTCCGCGTGAGGTCGAAGAAGGCCACGCACTTGAGAGATTTGCCGGTCAGAGGCTCTGTGCCAGCCGGGACCTCGGCGTCATCTTTGTAGAAGACGATGCGCGTAGGCTTCTGCGAGAACTGCATGGTGAAGTAAGCTTCGCGGCCATCGCCCCAGGACTTGGTGGTGCGGCCTCCGGCGAGCGTGTCGGGTGCGGGGCTGTGGAGTGATGCGGAGATGACGTTCGACGGACCATAACTATGCTTTAGATCGACGATGATGTGCCCGCTCTTTGCTGCCTTGGCGTCGCGAGGAAAGGTGTAGCGGTGCAGGCCAGTGCGCTCGGTGGCAGTCAGCTCGGCGTGAATGCCGTAGTCCTTGAGAAGGACCGAGTAATAGCCGGGCTCGGCGTGCTCGTCCTTGTGGTCGAAGCGCGATCGGTAGCCTTCGTCGGGGTTGCTGCGCGAGCCGGGTACAATCTTCGACTCGCCGGTACCGGGCATGACGAGGAAGTCGAGGAGATCGCCGCAACCGGTTCCGCTGAGATGGGTGTGGCTGAAGCCCATGATAGAGGTGTCGGAGATGTGGTAGCCGGAGCACCAGTCCCAACCATCGGTGAAGGTATCGGGGCTGAGTTGAACAGCACCGAAGGGGACGACTGCACCGGGGAAGCAATGGCCGTGGCCGCCGGTACCGATCGTGATATCGACCAGCGAGGCAGGATCATTTGCTGCACTGGATGATTCAGGGCGAGATATCATTCTAGCGAAAGCTGTGCTTCTGGTAGCGCTAACAGTGCAGGCGGCAGAGACTCCACCGAGAAAAGACCTTCTTGAAATCATGTGAACTCCATCAATATTGAGGTGCTGTAGGGGTAGGACGAATCTGCAATGAAAAGGGTGCTTGGAAATGCTTCTTGCCGTATCGGTTTCGAGTCTACACCGGCGGTGATTTCGCTGTCAGCGGCTTGCGTAAAAATAAGCGCGAGCGTGCGGGCCTTTTCCGCGTTATTGTCTCGAAGTGGATCTTCCGTCGAAGAGTTGAAACTCGCGGATCGCGGCAGTTCCAGAGGTCGATATGAGATTGAGCCGGACCCGCTGCGTCGTACAGGCAGGGAAGATGTCGATCTTTTTGTGGCCGATTGCCTGAGCGCGAGCCAAGGGTTTCCATGCGCCGTTCTGCCAGGCTTCGATGGCGTACTCCTCTACATGTTGTCCGTCGTCGAGCCTCTCCATGGTCACGGCGCGGTCGAAGGTAACGGGTTTATCGAAATGTACCTCGAGCGTGCCGTGCAGCGGTGGCGCGACCCAGAAGGTGTCAGGGTTGTTATCGAGCGCTTCGTGCTCGGCAGTAGCACTTATGCCGACAGCGTGGCCTTGCTCCGCGGCGAGGTTGTGGCCATAGATGCGGTGGAGAGCTGCGCCGAACTCATGTAGCCGCTTGACGTCGGCTGCGGGTAGCTGACCAGTGTTGTCTGGCGCGAGGCCAAGCATGAGCTGGGCTCCGCGGCCGACTGTATTGGTGTAGATATCCAGCAGGTCGTCCACCGAGCGAAGTGTCGACTCATCGTTGGCATGCCAGAACCAATGGCCGCGATGCAGCGGAGTATCTGATTCGACTGGACGCCAACGCAAAAAACCGGAACGGTCGATGACGTTCCAGTTCTCGAAGAGAACCTTTCCGTCTTCGTTGCCGACCCAGCGGAGATCTGCGTTTTTATAGAGCGCAACGTCAGCGAAGACCATCGTGTTTGGCTGGTAGGTGCGCAGCTCGGTGATGATGCTATCGAAGTCGTAGGTGCGTCCCGTGCTGCCTGCGCCATCGAGCCAGAACTCGGTCAGCGGGCCGTAGTGTGTAGCGAGTTCGTCGAGTTGGGCGAGGTAATACTTGTCGTAGGCTTTGGGGTCCGGATAGCGTTTGTCGTGCCGGTCCCACGGAGAAAGATAGACGCCAAAGCCGAGGCCTGCTTTGTGCGCGGAGTCGGACGCCATGCGAACCAGATCCCCTTTGCTGTCGAGCCATGGGCTGTTTTTGACGCTGTAATCTGTCTGCTCCGTGGGCCAGAGAGCAAAGCCATCGTGGTGTTTTGCCACCAGGACGGCATACCTGGCGCCTGCGGATTTGGCGGCATCCATCCACTGGTCGGTATCGACGTGAGTGGGATTGAAGACCGATGGGGAGGCGGTCCCATCGCCCCATTCGCGATTGAGGAAGGTGTTCGTACCGAAGTGAAAGATGACACCAATCTCAAGATCCTGCCATTGCACCTGAGCCGGGCTTGGTTTGAGGTCAACAAAGTTCTGTGCAATGGCAGAGGAGAGTGGAGCGAGGCAGACCAGGGCAGCGATCGTGCGATAGAGGATGGATTGGCTGCCACGCGATTTGCTGCGTTTCAGAACGCCGGGGTTGTCTATCTCAGATCGAATGGCAGCAAACATTGTTCCTCTATTCCTGTACCGCGTTGACCAACAAGTTGAGCGAATCGATGAAGGTGAAGCGAACGATAGCAGAAGGCTTTTTCGCGGCCTCGATCTGCGCCAGCTTGCTTGCCTTCCAGCCGACGGAGGCATGCGTTCCGGAGGAGATGAAGTGGATAGCGTCCATTGCAGTCTTTGCAAGGTCTGGAAGCTGCTGGGCGCGCTGCTGTACTTCGGCGAGTCGCGGGGAGTGCTGCATCTGCTTCTCGACTGTCGGAACCGAGTTGGCTACCGTCTCGAACCAGTGAGTCAGCGCAGCCTGATCTGCCGAGTCGGATTGCGGCGACTTGAGGAAGGTTTCGGTGAGGCGTGCGATCTTGTAGCGCGACGGTGGATCCGGACGGACTGCATCCACAAAACTGTTGAGGACGGTGAGCTGCGAAGTCTTCTGTTCGTGGTATCGCTCGCCAAAGCTGACCGGCTCCAATGCGGAGGCGAAGATGCGGAGCTGATCGATATTTTGCGTTCCCGCGAGTTCGCGAAGGCTGGCGTCTTCCTGGGTCAGATGATGGAGGCCGAGGCCTTCGAGCTGGATCGAGATGACGTTCAGCCGCCGATACATGTCATCTACGTCGGTGATGTTTTCCGGAGACCAGAAGCGCTCGGCGATGGCCGCCGACCGGGGCCACACGCGAGAATCGATGGTGCCTGCATAAAGCTGCTCGGCCCACATGCAGATCTCTCCGCCAAGGACAAGCTTGCGCTGCTGAGGTTGGAGGGAAGAGCTCGATGGCAGCGGGTCGGCTAGATAATGTGTGCCCGCGGGTTTCATTGCGTCCAGGTAGTACGGTGCCGAAAGGATGCCCTGATAGCCCTGCTCCGCACCTTGAGCCAGCGAAGCCTCGCCGCGCCATGACTGAATGACTACATCCTTTGGAAGTGCGGGGTTGAGAATCTCGTCCCAACCGACCATATGTTTATGGAGGCCAGTGAGAATCTTCAGCACCCGAGTGTTGAAGTAAGCCTGCAGAGCTGCGTTGTCCTTGAGATGGTGCGCATGCATGAAGGCAACGATGCGGGGATTCGTCTTCCAGTCGGGCGCGGGCGTCTCGTCGCCACCGATGTGCATGTAGGGGTCAGGAAAGATGGTGGCCATCTCGCCAAGGAAGCGCGCGATGAACTGATAGGTCTCCTCACGCGTTGGATCGAGCTCGTAGTCCGCCACGCCGAAGTCGCGGCGGATCGAGGTGGGAGGATTGCCGCTGGCGAGTTTGGGATAGGCAACCTGCCACGCAGTACTGTGACCCGGCATTTCAAATTCAGGGACGACGCGGATGCCGCGCGCCCGTGCATAGCTGACAAGTTCCCTGGCATCCTGTTGGGTGTAGTAGAGGCCGTCGGAACCAACAGCGGTGAGTCGCGGATAGAGCTTGCTCTCTATACGGAACCCCTGGTCCTCCGTAAGGTGCCAGTGAAAGACGTTAAGCTTGACGGCGGCCATTCCATCGAGGGTACGCTTGAGCACGTCCATCGGTTCGAAGTGACGTCCGCAGTCGATCATTAGTCCGCGCCATGGGAAGCGAGGTGAGTCGTGGATCGAGACTAAGGGAAGGATATAGTCGCTGCCGGAAGGTTGTACAAGCTGGACCAGCGTCTCCAGGCCATGCATGGCCCCGACGACCGTAGCGGCTTCAATGTGTGCGCCGGCAGGAGTGACAGAGAGGGTGTAAGATTCGTTCTCGTCGATGGACTGTATCGCTTCGCCCGCACCCTGCACTTCGATCGTCAAGGGAGCCTCAGCGGACGCAGTGGCCTCAAGGGACAACGGAAGGCCGGTCTTCTGCCTCAATTGCTGCACAGTGCGGTGGATGGCGCCATCGAGCCGGGAGTTATCAAAGTGGGTTGTAACCGCACGAAACTGGGAGGTAAGCACAAAACCACCGGCAGATGCTTGCAGACTGGCCGGCTGTGGCATCAGATTATTAATGAAGATCACGCTGGACGGTACCGTTTGGCTGTACGAAATAGAAGAAGTCAGAAGTATGGTCGCAAAAAAGAGAAAAGACTTAGTCCAGAAACAGATCTTCATGAATGAATCCTTTTGGAGCTCGACGCCAGGTTGTAACTCGTAGCCAAGCCTAACGTATCTTTTTAGAACTTAATCTATCTTTTTTGAAAAATGTTCGCCAACGTCCGTCAGCTAAGCATGCTGGACATGAATGAATGAACGAAGCTCTATCGGAACGCCGCGCATTTTAAGCGCTCTGTACATCATGAGGACCACAAATTCATTTCACGGGACTTTTATATGGAGTGGCGATTAGGGCATTAAATTTCGAGGCATTGCTGTTGCGTGGCTATTCAAAGCGATCTTCGACCGATATTCGATAGATGTTTGCTTCCCCTGTTTCTTCTGGAGTATCGTGGTCTTACATAAGCTTTAAAACGCATTTAACCCGGCAACTTAGGATGTGCGCAGGTGTTTCCATGCGCCAGTAAAAAGCAATGAGAGGACAAGACGCGCGTGGCTCGCAGAGCATCACAAATCGGCTTTCTAGTCAGTAGTTGCTTTTTTATGCTGGTTCCTTCTGCGTTTGGATTATCTTCCGCTGAAGGTCCTCTTCATCGGTTCGCTGCGGCTGGGATGTTTATACATTCTCCGTCCTATTTCGCACAAAGCTCGACCAGCATCTTCTCCCCCGCCGCAACGCCCTCGCACTGGATTTTCACGCTTTCCATGTTTGTCCTGAGCATTACAGGGCTGATTTTTCTGATCGTCGCGGGCTTGTTGACTTATGCGCTCATCCGCTACCGGCACCGCAATCTGCTGACTTACAACGAACCGACGCAGATCTACGGCAGCAATCAGATCGAACTTGCCTGGACGGTTATTCCCGCACTGATCGTCGTGATGCTCTTTCTCACCACATCCCGTGTGATCTTAGCGACCCAGGATGCAAAGAAGCCTGCGGATGCAGTCGATGTGGTGGTAGTGGGCCATCAGTTCTGGTGGGAGTTTCGCTATCCTAAACTGGGCATCGTTACTGCGAATGAACTGCACGTCCCGGTGAGCGATCCTGCACATCCGACGCCGACTTATCTTGAAATGTCGTCCGCCGATCTTGATCACAGTTTCTGGGTGCCTCGTCTTGCAGGCAAAATGGACCTGATTCCGAACCGCGTCAACACCATGTGGATCGACCCTGAGACCGCTGGCCTCTACCTGGGACAATGCGCGCAATATTGTGGCGTGCAGCACGCGAAGATGCTGCTGCGAGTCTATGCGGACAGTCCCAAGGATTTTGCCGCCTGGGTAGCGCAACAGCAGAAGCCCGCGGTAGAAGACCCCACGGTTGCCGAGGGTCGCGAGGTGTTTCTGCATAATGCCTGCGTCAACTGCCACACTGTCTCGGGCACTATGGCCAATGGACGATTTGGTCCTGACCTGACGCACGTGGCCAGCCGCGACACGATTGCTTCGGGAGCGGTCGAAAATAACGCTTATAACCTGAAGAAATGGATCGATAATCCGGACTCGTTAAAGCCCGGTGCCTTGATGCCTCCTATGCATTTGAACGATCACGATCTGAACGCGATCACAGCGTACCTGACGACGCTTCATTAATCGGCAGATCACCCAGGCCAGGATATTGACTGTTCGCCTGATGGACTGAAGAGAGGAAACGATGGCTGATTCCGTGACTAGCCTCACATCGGTGGAAGCAATTGACGTGACACCGGTGCAAAAACCGCGGCAATTATTTCTTGAAGTGTTGTACGACTGGATCACCACGGTCGATCACAAGAAGATCGGTTTGATGTATATCGCCTACTCGCTGGTTTTTCTGATCGTGGGCGGTATCGAAGCCATCATTATGCGGATTCAGCTTGCCGTGCCGCATGGAACATTTGTCTCTCCGCAGGTCTTCAACAGGATGTTTACGCTGCATGGGACCACGATGGTCTTCTTCGTGGGCATGCCGATCCTCTTTGGATTTGGAAACTATCTTGTCCCGCTGATGATCGGCGCGCGCGACATGGCGTTTCCACGCTTGAATGCCTTTAGTTTCTGGATCTCCGCACTGGGCGGGATCTTGTTGTACTACAGTTTTATCGGTGGGGTAGGGCTTTATGGCGCAGGCAGCGCTCCTGACGTTGGATGGTTTGCATACGCACCCCTGACCGCGAAGGTCTTCTCGCCGGGACACAGCACGGACTACTGGACGCTGAGTATTTTATTGAGCGGTATCGGAAGTATTGGCACAGCGCTCAATATTGTCACCACCATTATCTGCATGCGTTGCCCCGGAATGAAGCTCAACCGAATGCCGCTATTGTCGTGGCTTTATCTGGTGACCTCGAGCATGGTTTTCATCGCGATCAGCCCGCTGACCGCTGCGCAGATCATGTTGCTGCTCGACCGCTATATCGGTTCCCATTTCTTCGATACGCAGGCCGGCGGTTCGGCCGTGCTCTGGATGCACTTCTTCTGGATCTTCGGACATCCTGAGGTTTATATCCTCGTGCTGCCTGCGTTTGCCTTTGCCAACGAGATTATCCCTGTCTTCTCGCGTAAGGCGGTCTTCGGTTATCCAGCCATGGTGGCGGCATCCGTAGGCATCGGCTTTATCAGCATGAGCGTGTGGGCGCACCACATGTTCGCCGTGGGTATGGGCGCAGGAGCCAACGTTTTCTTTGTCTTTTCAACCATGATCATCTCGGTGCCGACGGGTATCAAGATCTTCAATTGGCTAGCCACAATCTGGGGCGGCAAGATACGCTTTGCCA from Edaphobacter paludis includes:
- a CDS encoding copper homeostasis protein CutC, whose amino-acid sequence is MREIVFELCAESIDACLVARDGGADRIELCSALSEGGLTPSHGLIREAVTRSGLPVHVLLRPRGGDFVYTDAEFEVICEDLKHLRLLGASGVVLGVLCADGSVDVERTRELVKLAGPLEVTFNRAFDHTASLEAALEDVIAAGCRRILTSGGERDVVSGGKSLARLIGQAAGRIDIAVGGGLRVKNAAAVARTTGAQHFHGSIRRIVAGPRHYDGHDVQIEGGASAQSRFIVDSNDVRAMIKNLTDA
- a CDS encoding glycosyl hydrolase family 18 protein, which gives rise to MKSLIVCLLFAASTVFAQTKTLFYMTDQPQSVRDFMEHSSKIDIIVPTWYSVDETGLVYGEPDPNVMLVVKHRHIALFPIVALFDKVKIHTLMSSDKAQTAMIDSLIAACKQNGYNGFQLDFENISWNDRDMLSTTVKRIANAFHQQHLQLQIAVVPNAPGYPGHTPFSKWIFSDWRGAFDLKALGESVDLLCLMTYDQHTRWTTPGPVGGWMWTNENLDDALKSVPKDKLSLGIALYGYHWFTGDPGVNEKVQKPNITAEYISAPNAQFFRDTYGGQEQWDPQDHTAWFYFYRDQMREWIFYTEKRGFADRYNLAQEQHLQGICAWVLGEEDPAIWSVLPDRK
- a CDS encoding GH92 family glycosyl hydrolase, whose product is MISRPESSSAANDPASLVDITIGTGGHGHCFPGAVVPFGAVQLSPDTFTDGWDWCSGYHISDTSIMGFSHTHLSGTGCGDLLDFLVMPGTGESKIVPGSRSNPDEGYRSRFDHKDEHAEPGYYSVLLKDYGIHAELTATERTGLHRYTFPRDAKAAKSGHIIVDLKHSYGPSNVISASLHSPAPDTLAGGRTTKSWGDGREAYFTMQFSQKPTRIVFYKDDAEVPAGTEPLTGKSLKCVAFFDLTRNPVIFVKTGISGVSAESAANNLKAELPGWDFEHVRRSAREKWNKQLSRINVTTNNEKHRRIFYAALYHASIGPSLFDDADGSYRGMDKQIHKLNPGQRNYTTFSLWDTYRATHPLYTLINAEHVPDFVNALILMAEQSPAGMPVWPLQGTETGTMTGYHSAAVMAEACNKGFTGIDYERAYKCMMQRAMVDDYRGLGYYRSKHYIPCDLEEESVSKGFEYCYDDWSIAHVAKKLGHADDAKMLADRSLNYRNYYDRKINFARPKLANGEWAPGFDPLAMGTSKKWRDFTESNSWQTTFGIQHDAAGLIETLGGQKAFLAKLDELFDQPSTLPPDAPPDIAGLVGQYAQGNEPSHHIAYLYVYAGQPHKTQQRIRMLMETMYAALPDGLQGNEDVGQMSSWYIMSSMGFYPVDPVSGNYIFGTPLFDHVTLQLGKGKQLEIVAHRSAPSDQYIQSVTFNGKPYTRSWFNHREIVDGAKIEFTLGSQPNLEFGTKAEDIPPSFQLESA
- a CDS encoding alpha-L-fucosidase, which encodes MFAAIRSEIDNPGVLKRSKSRGSQSILYRTIAALVCLAPLSSAIAQNFVDLKPSPAQVQWQDLEIGVIFHFGTNTFLNREWGDGTASPSVFNPTHVDTDQWMDAAKSAGARYAVLVAKHHDGFALWPTEQTDYSVKNSPWLDSKGDLVRMASDSAHKAGLGFGVYLSPWDRHDKRYPDPKAYDKYYLAQLDELATHYGPLTEFWLDGAGSTGRTYDFDSIITELRTYQPNTMVFADVALYKNADLRWVGNEDGKVLFENWNVIDRSGFLRWRPVESDTPLHRGHWFWHANDESTLRSVDDLLDIYTNTVGRGAQLMLGLAPDNTGQLPAADVKRLHEFGAALHRIYGHNLAAEQGHAVGISATAEHEALDNNPDTFWVAPPLHGTLEVHFDKPVTFDRAVTMERLDDGQHVEEYAIEAWQNGAWKPLARAQAIGHKKIDIFPACTTQRVRLNLISTSGTAAIREFQLFDGRSTSRQ
- a CDS encoding beta-N-acetylhexosaminidase; the protein is MPQPASLQASAGGFVLTSQFRAVTTHFDNSRLDGAIHRTVQQLRQKTGLPLSLEATASAEAPLTIEVQGAGEAIQSIDENESYTLSVTPAGAHIEAATVVGAMHGLETLVQLVQPSGSDYILPLVSIHDSPRFPWRGLMIDCGRHFEPMDVLKRTLDGMAAVKLNVFHWHLTEDQGFRIESKLYPRLTAVGSDGLYYTQQDARELVSYARARGIRVVPEFEMPGHSTAWQVAYPKLASGNPPTSIRRDFGVADYELDPTREETYQFIARFLGEMATIFPDPYMHIGGDETPAPDWKTNPRIVAFMHAHHLKDNAALQAYFNTRVLKILTGLHKHMVGWDEILNPALPKDVVIQSWRGEASLAQGAEQGYQGILSAPYYLDAMKPAGTHYLADPLPSSSSLQPQQRKLVLGGEICMWAEQLYAGTIDSRVWPRSAAIAERFWSPENITDVDDMYRRLNVISIQLEGLGLHHLTQEDASLRELAGTQNIDQLRIFASALEPVSFGERYHEQKTSQLTVLNSFVDAVRPDPPSRYKIARLTETFLKSPQSDSADQAALTHWFETVANSVPTVEKQMQHSPRLAEVQQRAQQLPDLAKTAMDAIHFISSGTHASVGWKASKLAQIEAAKKPSAIVRFTFIDSLNLLVNAVQE
- the coxB gene encoding cytochrome c oxidase subunit II, with product MFIHSPSYFAQSSTSIFSPAATPSHWIFTLSMFVLSITGLIFLIVAGLLTYALIRYRHRNLLTYNEPTQIYGSNQIELAWTVIPALIVVMLFLTTSRVILATQDAKKPADAVDVVVVGHQFWWEFRYPKLGIVTANELHVPVSDPAHPTPTYLEMSSADLDHSFWVPRLAGKMDLIPNRVNTMWIDPETAGLYLGQCAQYCGVQHAKMLLRVYADSPKDFAAWVAQQQKPAVEDPTVAEGREVFLHNACVNCHTVSGTMANGRFGPDLTHVASRDTIASGAVENNAYNLKKWIDNPDSLKPGALMPPMHLNDHDLNAITAYLTTLH
- the ctaD gene encoding cytochrome c oxidase subunit I; translated protein: MADSVTSLTSVEAIDVTPVQKPRQLFLEVLYDWITTVDHKKIGLMYIAYSLVFLIVGGIEAIIMRIQLAVPHGTFVSPQVFNRMFTLHGTTMVFFVGMPILFGFGNYLVPLMIGARDMAFPRLNAFSFWISALGGILLYYSFIGGVGLYGAGSAPDVGWFAYAPLTAKVFSPGHSTDYWTLSILLSGIGSIGTALNIVTTIICMRCPGMKLNRMPLLSWLYLVTSSMVFIAISPLTAAQIMLLLDRYIGSHFFDTQAGGSAVLWMHFFWIFGHPEVYILVLPAFAFANEIIPVFSRKAVFGYPAMVAASVGIGFISMSVWAHHMFAVGMGAGANVFFVFSTMIISVPTGIKIFNWLATIWGGKIRFASPMLFSVGFLFQFLIAGLTGIMLSVAPFDWQLTGSYFVVAHFHYVLVGAILFMIFAAFYYWYPKVTGRMMSERLGKWHFWLMVIGFHMTFDFMHIPGLLGMPRRIYTYEPGRGWEIWNLIVSIGAIVQAVATLIFVYNLIHSYYKGEVAGNDPWDAWTLEWSTASPPPVYNFATTPVVHSRRPLWDIKHPEDPDWNYE